One genomic segment of Virgibacillus doumboii includes these proteins:
- a CDS encoding DUF2164 domain-containing protein, whose amino-acid sequence MRAKFDLPKEKKDEMVGSIQKYFLEERGEEIGDLAGILILEFIMEEVAPVFYNLGVEDSHAYFTEKLDDLFGIMK is encoded by the coding sequence ATGCGAGCGAAGTTTGATTTGCCTAAAGAAAAGAAAGATGAAATGGTCGGGTCAATCCAAAAGTATTTTTTGGAAGAGCGCGGTGAGGAAATTGGTGATCTCGCCGGTATACTGATTTTGGAATTTATCATGGAGGAAGTTGCTCCTGTTTTCTATAATCTGGGTGTTGAAGACAGTCATGCATATTTCACGGAAAAATTGGATGATCTTTTTGGAATTATGAAGTAG
- a CDS encoding DUF6612 family protein: MKKIIAVMSLLLLMILAACGDNEASEKDAEKEAVAEQDQSAEDTTENNDKNAEQNEEKEASEDSSNNKPALANAEAIFKKSAEAMSKVTSYLIKGEFTDNSTINGQKSNATTQLTMKASLTDQLNMHIQSSTTSNTDTGGDIELYKVNDGVYLKSPDANQWYSMPASSGYAEVYNTLGADQMVEYANQTEAFKVQENSDHYVLVFSGNDEEYKSAIYGAGIAMLDGTLKEHFENMKMSGSYQIAIDKETYYITGYQFEYESSTSGEMGDIEAYHKANYTISEFNQHDKITVPQEIVDSAVSFQQ; the protein is encoded by the coding sequence ATGAAAAAAATAATAGCTGTAATGTCGCTGCTTTTATTGATGATTTTGGCAGCATGCGGCGATAATGAAGCAAGTGAAAAGGACGCGGAAAAGGAGGCAGTTGCTGAACAGGATCAGTCAGCTGAAGACACAACTGAGAACAATGATAAAAACGCAGAACAAAATGAAGAAAAAGAAGCGTCTGAGGACAGCAGTAATAATAAACCTGCATTAGCCAATGCTGAGGCAATTTTTAAAAAATCAGCAGAAGCAATGTCAAAGGTTACCAGTTATCTGATCAAGGGTGAATTTACAGATAACAGCACGATAAACGGCCAAAAAAGTAATGCAACGACACAGTTAACTATGAAAGCAAGCCTAACTGACCAATTGAACATGCACATCCAATCGTCAACAACATCCAATACAGATACTGGCGGTGATATTGAACTGTATAAAGTAAATGATGGTGTGTATTTAAAATCCCCGGATGCAAATCAATGGTATTCCATGCCGGCAAGTTCCGGCTACGCAGAGGTATATAATACGCTTGGAGCCGATCAAATGGTGGAATATGCCAATCAAACCGAAGCATTCAAGGTACAGGAAAATAGCGACCACTATGTGCTGGTATTCTCAGGAAACGATGAGGAATATAAATCAGCCATTTATGGTGCGGGTATTGCCATGCTTGATGGTACACTCAAAGAACACTTTGAAAACATGAAAATGAGCGGATCATATCAAATAGCAATTGATAAAGAAACGTATTATATAACGGGCTATCAATTTGAATATGAATCTTCTACTTCTGGTGAGATGGGCGATATCGAAGCCTACCATAAAGCAAATTACACGATAAGTGAATTCAACCAGCATGACAAAATCACGGTTCCACAAGAAATCGTGGATTCAGCTGTTTCATTTCAACAATAG
- a CDS encoding DUF6612 family protein — protein MKKIIVLMGIGFLLMACSANGNTENDAAAGSDEIKEEQSATENTSDQENTEKENEDQQDVQNNSENKQQNGTENGKNESKQQNDSEEKQPENDEAQNNQQNTAAKNNENTTTELTDASVILQKSSTTMANLQSLSFKGSIMSDSTINGTRRKENTKVDGKILLDAPVNLHQNIHLQKSDAHLEMYLTDDKYYVKENQKWITMPAEYAENNLYNAVTAKQLKAYAEYGAHFQVTTDKNHYILNYDGTNEEFKEIVFKPGKKVLNEFFRDFFHNMQLSGIYELIIDKETFHLTNYRLRYEGVTSGAAGEGRIHEISDYQYYNFNAYDQINIPENVIHSAEPVN, from the coding sequence TTGAAAAAAATAATTGTTTTAATGGGGATTGGGTTTTTGTTAATGGCTTGCAGTGCTAATGGAAATACCGAGAATGATGCCGCAGCCGGCAGTGACGAAATAAAAGAAGAACAATCCGCCACTGAAAACACGTCAGACCAGGAGAATACGGAAAAAGAAAACGAAGACCAACAGGATGTACAAAATAATAGCGAAAATAAGCAGCAAAACGGAACAGAAAATGGGAAAAATGAAAGTAAACAACAAAACGATTCAGAAGAGAAGCAGCCAGAAAACGATGAAGCACAAAATAATCAGCAAAACACAGCTGCTAAAAACAATGAAAACACTACAACAGAGTTGACCGACGCTTCAGTTATCCTGCAAAAATCAAGTACAACAATGGCTAATCTCCAAAGTCTTTCTTTTAAAGGAAGCATCATGTCGGACTCAACCATCAATGGAACACGCAGAAAGGAAAACACCAAAGTAGATGGTAAAATCTTACTGGACGCCCCGGTCAATCTCCATCAAAACATCCATTTACAAAAAAGTGATGCCCATCTGGAAATGTACCTTACCGATGACAAATATTACGTAAAAGAAAATCAAAAATGGATAACAATGCCTGCCGAATATGCAGAAAACAATCTGTATAACGCCGTTACTGCTAAGCAACTAAAGGCTTATGCGGAATACGGCGCACATTTCCAGGTAACCACTGATAAAAACCACTATATCCTTAACTATGATGGGACAAACGAGGAATTTAAAGAAATCGTATTCAAACCAGGAAAAAAAGTTTTAAACGAGTTTTTCCGGGATTTTTTTCACAATATGCAGCTTTCCGGTATTTACGAGTTAATCATCGATAAAGAAACGTTCCACCTTACAAACTACAGACTCAGATATGAAGGGGTAACATCAGGAGCGGCGGGTGAAGGACGTATCCACGAAATCAGTGATTATCAGTACTACAATTTTAATGCATATGATCAAATAAACATCCCGGAAAATGTCATCCATTCAGCAGAACCTGTTAATTGA
- a CDS encoding CvfB family protein produces MNTGKIKTLEVLRKIDTGYVLDGDVLLHHNETDNELDPGQKVDVFLYTDKNGRATATTQLPFVQMDVYDWAEVVDIIPNLGVFVDIGTSKDILVSIDDLPLFEEVWPAAGDKLFVTLGLDRKGRLLAIPASESAFDRLWEAAQEDLLNKPISGRIYKTSKEGSALISENNHRGFIHHTERKTEPRLGEMVSGRVIDVKDDGSVNISLRPLIKHSMGEDAEAILQHLEQSGGVMPFSDKSDPEDIRGTFNISKAAFKRALGKLMKEGKIEQRDGETYLV; encoded by the coding sequence ATGAATACAGGGAAAATAAAGACACTTGAAGTGCTGCGTAAAATTGATACCGGATACGTTTTGGATGGTGATGTGCTTTTACATCATAATGAAACGGACAACGAACTCGATCCCGGGCAGAAAGTGGACGTCTTTCTTTATACCGATAAAAACGGACGGGCTACTGCAACGACACAATTACCATTCGTGCAAATGGACGTATACGACTGGGCTGAGGTTGTTGATATCATTCCCAATCTGGGGGTGTTCGTTGATATTGGTACTTCAAAAGATATACTCGTATCCATTGATGACCTCCCATTGTTTGAAGAGGTCTGGCCAGCAGCCGGTGATAAGCTTTTCGTGACACTGGGACTGGATCGAAAAGGACGTTTGCTCGCCATCCCCGCTTCCGAAAGTGCTTTTGACCGTCTATGGGAAGCTGCACAGGAAGATTTATTAAATAAACCTATCAGCGGACGGATTTACAAAACCAGCAAGGAAGGATCTGCCCTCATTTCGGAAAATAATCACCGTGGTTTTATCCATCACACGGAACGAAAAACGGAACCACGCCTTGGCGAAATGGTCAGTGGACGGGTAATCGATGTAAAAGACGATGGTTCAGTTAACATCTCCCTCAGACCACTGATAAAGCATAGTATGGGGGAAGACGCTGAAGCCATTCTACAGCATCTTGAACAAAGTGGCGGCGTAATGCCATTCAGTGATAAAAGTGATCCAGAAGATATCCGCGGCACCTTCAACATCAGTAAAGCAGCCTTCAAACGCGCCCTAGGTAAACTGATGAAAGAAGGAAAAATTGAACAGCGTGATGGGGAGACGTATTTGGTGTAG
- the mnmH gene encoding tRNA 2-selenouridine(34) synthase MnmH codes for MFSDITLQELFARKKEEEHTLIDVRSPKEFHEATIPGSINIPVFTDEERAEVGTLYKQAGKETARERGLEIVSAKLPDFIAEVKAIKTPKTVFCWRGGMRSKTAATVVDLMGVDVNRLTGGIRSYRQWVVSELDKKGFKPDLVVLNGYTGSGKTAILKQLSRDGYPVMDLEKMANHRGSIFGHIGLEPSNQKKFESQLVQKMLQYQDAPFVFIEGESKRIGKAMLPEFFYEKKEHSTQLFVNLPIEERVKNILDDYEPWNHPEKFMEAFQVIKKRIHTPVAKEIQTDLQSGNYSNAVKLLLEYYYDPRYEHTISKFPDDKKITVNADNTDEAVEEIKNFKGIQVLESK; via the coding sequence ATGTTTAGCGATATTACATTACAGGAATTATTTGCCCGAAAAAAAGAAGAAGAACATACATTGATTGACGTCCGCTCGCCTAAAGAATTTCATGAGGCAACAATTCCGGGGAGTATTAATATTCCAGTCTTTACCGATGAAGAACGTGCTGAAGTTGGTACCCTTTACAAGCAGGCAGGAAAAGAAACTGCAAGGGAACGCGGCCTGGAGATTGTTTCTGCAAAACTTCCTGATTTCATTGCTGAAGTGAAAGCAATTAAAACTCCAAAAACAGTTTTCTGCTGGCGCGGTGGCATGCGAAGTAAAACCGCAGCAACCGTTGTAGATTTAATGGGTGTGGATGTCAATCGGTTAACCGGTGGCATCAGAAGTTACCGCCAGTGGGTCGTCAGCGAACTGGATAAAAAAGGGTTCAAACCGGATTTAGTCGTTTTGAACGGATATACGGGATCAGGCAAAACAGCGATATTAAAGCAACTCTCCCGGGACGGATATCCTGTCATGGATCTGGAAAAGATGGCAAATCACCGTGGATCGATTTTTGGACACATCGGACTTGAACCAAGCAATCAAAAAAAATTTGAATCACAGCTTGTCCAGAAAATGCTGCAGTATCAGGATGCACCTTTTGTATTTATCGAGGGAGAAAGCAAACGCATTGGCAAAGCAATGCTGCCGGAATTCTTTTACGAAAAAAAGGAACATAGCACACAACTGTTTGTCAATCTGCCAATAGAAGAACGGGTAAAAAATATTTTAGATGATTACGAGCCCTGGAATCACCCGGAAAAATTCATGGAGGCATTCCAGGTTATTAAAAAACGCATTCACACACCTGTTGCCAAAGAAATACAAACAGATTTGCAAAGCGGTAATTATTCCAATGCTGTGAAGCTTTTACTTGAATATTACTATGACCCGCGGTATGAACACACCATCAGTAAATTTCCGGACGACAAAAAAATTACTGTAAATGCTGACAATACAGACGAAGCCGTAGAGGAAATTAAAAATTTCAAAGGAATACAAGTGCTGGAAAGTAAATAA
- the selD gene encoding selenide, water dikinase SelD, whose amino-acid sequence MENTNTVKLTSLSSKGGCGCKIGPADLSQVLRSLPQTTPNPDLLVGLDTSDDAGVYKLNDEIALVQTTDFFTPIVDDPYDFGQIAAANAISDVYAMGGKPITALNIVAFPISTLDKKILAEILRGSGDKLAEADVSLVGGHSIDDQEPKFGLAVTGTVHPDKVKTNTGAQPGDKLILTKPIGVGIYSTSIKRDLLSEEEVDRVTKVMTTLNKTASETMANYDVHASTDVTGFGLLGHASEMAEGSNVEIHVNAGQVPVLPRVKELAESGAVPGGTKNNFDHIKDVVTYPEAMDQIDKWILCDAVTSGGLLISVASDDANSLLNELQDKGVEAQIIGEVIEGKSGHITVLD is encoded by the coding sequence ATGGAAAATACAAATACTGTTAAATTAACTTCCCTTTCATCAAAAGGTGGGTGCGGCTGTAAAATCGGTCCTGCAGATTTGTCACAGGTTCTCCGGTCACTGCCGCAAACTACTCCAAATCCCGATTTACTCGTCGGGCTGGATACAAGTGATGATGCCGGAGTATACAAACTAAATGACGAAATAGCTCTCGTGCAAACAACCGATTTTTTCACCCCCATTGTCGATGACCCGTACGATTTTGGGCAAATTGCAGCAGCAAATGCAATCAGTGATGTTTATGCAATGGGTGGAAAGCCAATTACTGCTCTTAACATCGTTGCATTTCCAATATCGACGTTGGACAAAAAAATCCTTGCCGAGATTCTGCGCGGTTCCGGTGATAAACTGGCTGAGGCCGATGTTTCCCTTGTCGGCGGACACTCCATTGACGATCAGGAGCCGAAATTCGGACTTGCCGTTACTGGAACCGTACATCCGGATAAAGTAAAAACAAACACTGGAGCCCAACCTGGTGACAAGCTTATTTTGACGAAACCAATAGGCGTTGGAATTTATTCCACTTCGATTAAAAGAGACTTGCTCAGTGAAGAAGAAGTTGACCGGGTTACCAAAGTGATGACAACATTAAATAAAACAGCATCCGAAACAATGGCCAATTATGATGTCCATGCAAGTACGGATGTAACCGGGTTTGGACTGCTCGGCCATGCATCAGAAATGGCGGAAGGAAGCAACGTTGAAATTCATGTTAATGCAGGTCAAGTACCTGTTTTGCCACGGGTAAAAGAACTCGCGGAATCCGGGGCTGTACCAGGCGGAACGAAAAATAACTTCGACCATATCAAAGACGTTGTCACCTATCCGGAAGCCATGGACCAGATTGACAAATGGATTTTGTGTGATGCGGTAACATCCGGCGGCCTGCTTATATCAGTGGCATCCGATGACGCGAATTCGCTGCTCAACGAATTGCAGGATAAAGGTGTTGAGGCACAAATCATCGGTGAAGTTATTGAAGGAAAAAGCGGCCATATTACCGTTCTAGATTGA
- a CDS encoding ABC-2 transporter permease, producing the protein MATLLKRDFLVTKGTTDIPVLIVLILAYVMMLPPTFTFFIIVLSLLINIYYYDHRATINRFAVSLPISRKTIIQSRYVYFFIITNFVVLFQLVIGYGLTYFTSGDFYAYVWKDIVTLVCLALIMGAIFIPLFYLFKQFLIAASTMMLIFFFMVFFSLTPLTSVLGMENYVNFNALDPGYALLIEKYIPGLPFIITGIATFFLYFLSMKLSTHIWQHKDL; encoded by the coding sequence ATGGCAACTCTACTTAAACGTGACTTCCTGGTAACAAAGGGAACGACTGATATACCCGTCCTGATTGTTCTTATTTTAGCTTATGTAATGATGTTACCGCCTACATTCACATTTTTTATAATTGTACTATCCTTACTTATTAACATATATTATTACGACCATCGGGCAACTATAAACAGGTTTGCAGTCAGTCTGCCCATTTCGAGAAAAACAATCATTCAAAGCAGGTATGTATATTTTTTCATCATAACCAATTTCGTCGTTTTGTTTCAGCTCGTAATCGGTTATGGGCTGACGTATTTCACTTCAGGTGATTTTTATGCTTATGTCTGGAAGGATATAGTGACACTCGTTTGTTTGGCATTAATTATGGGGGCCATTTTCATACCGCTCTTTTACCTGTTCAAACAGTTTCTAATCGCAGCTTCAACCATGATGCTCATCTTTTTCTTCATGGTTTTCTTTTCTTTGACGCCGTTAACATCAGTACTGGGCATGGAAAACTATGTAAACTTTAATGCGCTTGACCCGGGATATGCTCTTTTAATAGAAAAATATATTCCCGGTCTGCCGTTTATCATTACCGGTATTGCAACATTTTTCCTTTATTTTTTATCCATGAAACTGTCAACACATATTTGGCAGCATAAAGATTTGTAA
- a CDS encoding ABC transporter ATP-binding protein, whose product MNTVEFNQVTKKRKDFTIENLNITIPQGYITGFIGPNGSGKTTTIQMMMNILEIDEGDIKLFGTSHKDHHVKQKIGFVYDDLYMYEDFTVKKMKAFIAPLYETWNEDLFQTYLEKFNLPFCKKIKRFSKGMKMKCSLLFALAHEPEFIVMDEPTSGLDPIFRRELLDILQELMIRENQTIFLSTHITNDLDRIADYIIFIHQGEVLFQKSMEYLKETYHIIKGQTDHLDDDIRRLFIGIRETEIGFSALFEGDPAIFESFADELIIEIALLEDIMYYLTRSDKEKEAD is encoded by the coding sequence ATGAACACCGTTGAATTTAACCAAGTTACGAAAAAGCGTAAGGATTTTACGATTGAAAACTTAAACATTACTATCCCACAAGGCTACATAACAGGATTTATCGGACCAAACGGAAGCGGGAAAACAACGACTATCCAAATGATGATGAATATCCTGGAGATTGATGAAGGTGATATCAAACTGTTTGGTACATCACACAAAGATCATCATGTAAAACAGAAAATCGGCTTTGTCTATGATGACCTGTATATGTATGAAGATTTTACAGTCAAAAAAATGAAAGCTTTTATTGCACCACTCTATGAAACATGGAATGAAGACCTGTTCCAAACCTATCTGGAAAAATTCAATCTTCCTTTCTGCAAAAAAATAAAGAGGTTTTCAAAAGGGATGAAAATGAAATGCTCCCTGCTGTTCGCTCTGGCCCACGAACCGGAATTCATTGTAATGGATGAGCCAACGTCAGGACTTGATCCGATTTTCCGCCGTGAGTTACTAGACATTTTACAGGAATTAATGATTCGGGAAAATCAGACAATTTTCCTGTCAACCCATATCACAAATGACTTGGACCGGATAGCCGATTATATTATTTTCATTCATCAGGGAGAAGTATTATTTCAAAAAAGCATGGAGTATCTAAAGGAAACATACCACATCATCAAGGGACAAACAGATCATCTGGATGACGATATTCGCCGTTTATTCATTGGAATACGCGAAACAGAAATTGGGTTCAGCGCATTATTCGAAGGAGACCCGGCCATTTTCGAATCGTTTGCGGATGAACTGATAATTGAAATAGCATTACTCGAAGACATCATGTACTACTTGACACGGTCAGACAAAGAAAAGGAGGCTGATTAG
- a CDS encoding GntR family transcriptional regulator, whose product MNILISSSSKEPLFQQIKEQIKHHIFSGELKEGDALPSIRLLAKELKVSVITTKRAYEDLENEGYLVSTVGKGTFVAGQQPRVLKEWQVRELENELERIILEGKRLGLTKQELIERLEIYYDEEA is encoded by the coding sequence ATGAACATTCTTATTTCAAGCAGCAGCAAAGAACCTTTATTCCAGCAAATTAAAGAACAAATCAAGCACCATATTTTTTCAGGTGAATTAAAAGAAGGTGACGCACTACCTTCCATAAGACTGCTTGCAAAGGAACTTAAAGTCAGTGTTATTACAACGAAGCGTGCATATGAAGATCTGGAAAATGAAGGTTATCTTGTCTCAACTGTCGGCAAAGGAACATTTGTTGCCGGTCAGCAGCCCCGTGTTCTCAAAGAATGGCAAGTGCGCGAACTTGAGAACGAACTAGAACGCATCATTCTGGAGGGAAAACGGCTGGGACTCACGAAGCAGGAATTAATCGAACGCCTGGAGATTTATTACGATGAGGAGGCATAG